A region of the Melanotaenia boesemani isolate fMelBoe1 chromosome 6, fMelBoe1.pri, whole genome shotgun sequence genome:
ggtgtttttctttccagatcATTGTAGAGAGAGCCCCGAGGTCACGAGCTCCTGAATTGGACAAAAAGAAATACTTAGTGCCCTCTGATTTAACAGGTGAggtacacaaaaaaaataacacacgtCAGAAGAGTagataaacaaaaaagtcaGCAATACAACATCCGAGAGTTTTTACTGGAATATTAAGCAATGCCGATCCTCTCCAGTAGACAAAACCTAGAATATGTTATGGTGAGACTGCTTCAAAATGACTTCACGCCAACTTCATTATTTCTGGGAAAAATCAagtcatttctctttttttttcctcaccctGACATAAACTGACTCAATCATTGTTGATTTCATCATATTTAGGAGTTATTCATTTCCTCCTTAGTTTTCTCAGATAAAACAACACTGGATGACCTTCACTGACCGTCTTCTTTGGCTTATCTTCTTCCTTTTTACAGTTGGACAGTTGTGCTTCTTGATCCGTCAGCGTGTGTCTCTTAGACCGGAGGAGGCGCTCTTCTTCTTCGTCAACAACTCTCTTCCCCCATCTAGCTTCCCTCTGTCTGCTGTGTATGAGGTAACTGCACCTGTCCCCCCATATA
Encoded here:
- the zgc:92606 gene encoding gamma-aminobutyric acid receptor-associated protein-like 1; this encodes MSSQYQRTVPLEVRRAEGERVRAKHPDKIPIIVERAPRSRAPELDKKKYLVPSDLTVGQLCFLIRQRVSLRPEEALFFFVNNSLPPSSFPLSAVYEEHHEEDLFLYMTYSNESVYGA